From Anas platyrhynchos isolate ZD024472 breed Pekin duck chromosome 16, IASCAAS_PekinDuck_T2T, whole genome shotgun sequence, a single genomic window includes:
- the HIP1R gene encoding huntingtin-interacting protein 1-related protein isoform X1, with product MNSIKSVPARVLSRRAGHSLEAEREQFDKNQAISISKAINTQEAPVKEKHVRRIILGTHHEKGAFTFWSYAIGLPLPSSSILSWKFCHVLHKVLRDGHPNVLQDCQRYRSNIREVGDLWGHLHDRYGQLVSIYTRLLLTKISFHAKHHEFPPGLEVSDEVLEKTAGTDVNNIFQLTVELFDYLDCELKLSESVFRQLNTSMALSQMSAVQCRLAPLIQVIQDCSHLYHYAVKLMFKLHSCLPADTLQGHRDRFHEQFRSLKSFFKKASDMLYFKRLIQIPRLPENPPNFLRASALAEHVKPVVVIPEEAPEDEEPESLIEISTASTTEPQVTSDLFQQTFGPPNGIRDDRDAQIESLKKEVDTLRAEMEKIKLEAQRYITQLKAQVNSLEGEVEEQRKQKQKALVDNEQLRDELEKLQQVKQDSDRSLRLCAEAEKKANATEIRYTKLKEKHSELINTHAELLRKNADTAKQLTVTQQSQEEVARVKEQLEFQVEQVKREAEMKLEDQSVQMEQLRRELDARRDELDQAQSSLSHAKQAGSELSAQLETLQAEKEQLRRSVSEKERELLSTRSLVQEKELQLSQEADKASREICELQGKLLEKSNQEQSLQQKLLDEQFGILQEAVREAEGILRDAVAKLDDPLHVRCTSSPDYLLSRAEAALESTDALESGHAQYVASMADAAALVGALSLFAHLTADTIVNGSATSHLAPTDHADRLTETCRDCGQRSLDYLGELKDKQTLGRAELGDVRRALRGVLGLAQELRPKSLDIKQEELGDMVEKEMASTSAAIEDAVRRIEEMMSRARTESSGIKLEVNERILNSCTDLMKAIRLLVMTSTNLQKEIVESGRGAATTQEFYAKNSRWTEGLISASKAVGWGATQLVESADRVVLHTGKYEELIVCSHEIAASTAQLVAASKVKAEKSSRNLGKLQECSRNVNEMAANVVASTRTGQEQIEEKDTMDFSGMSLIKLKKEEMETQVKVLELEKCLEGERVRLGELRKQHYALAGGYDAAEDGEARPAPAPRRGILKKPALAQKPGHVPGPDREPEQDASLHRAQAVNF from the exons ATGAACAGCATCAAGAGCGTCCCGGCGCGGGTGCTGAGCCGCCGAGCGGGGCACAGCCTGGAAGCGGAGCGGGAGCAGTTCGACAAAAACCAG GCCATCAGCATCAGCAAGGCCATAAATACACAAGAGGCACCGGTGAAGGAGAAACATGTGCGCC GGATCATCCTGGGGACTCACCATGAGAAGGGGGCCTTCACCTTCTGGTCCTACGCCATcgggctgcccctgcccagcagctccaTCCTCAGCTGGAAGTTCTGCCACGTCCTGCACAAAGTCCTGCGCGACGGCCACCCCAAT GTCCTCCAGGACTGCCAGCGGTACCGCAGCAACATCCGCGAGGTGGGAGACCTGTGG GGCCATTTGCATGACCGGTACGGGCAGCTGGTGAGCATCTACACGCGGCTCCTCCTCACCAAGATCTCCTTCCACGCCAAG cACCACGAGTTCCCCCCGGGCCTCGAAGTGTCAGATGAGGTGCTGGAAAAGACGGCGGGGACAGATGTGAATAACAT CTTCCAGCTGACAGTGGAGCTGTTTGACTACCTAGACTGCGAGCTGAAGCTGTCAGAGTCAG TTTTCCGGCAGCTCAACACCTCCATGGCGCTCTCGCAGATGTCGGCGGTGCAGTGCCGCCTGGCCCCCCTCATCCAGGTGATCCAGGACTGCAGCCACCTCTACCACTACGCCGTCAAGCTCATGTTCAAGCTGCACTCCT GTCTGCCAGCTGACACCTTGCAAGGCCACCGCGACCGCTTCCACGAGCAGTTTCGCAG CCTCAAAAGCTTCTTTAAGAAAGCCTCCGACATGCTGTATTTCAAGCGGCTCATCCAGATCCCCCGGCTGCCGGAG AACCCCCCAAACTTCTTGCGGGCGTCCGCGCTGGCAGAGCACGTGAAACCAGTGGTCGTCATCCCCGAGGAAGCCCCCGAGGACGAGGAGCCAGAGAGCCTCATCGAGATCAGCACAGCTTCCACCACAGAGCCCCAg GTCACCTCGGATTTATTTCAGCAAACCTTCGGGCCGCCCAACGGCATTCGGGATGACAGGGACGCGCAGATCGAGAGCCTGAAGAAGGAGGTGGACACGCTCCGCGCGGAGATGGAGAAGATTAAGCTGGAG GCGCAGCGGTACATCACGCAGCTCAAGGCGCAGGTGAACAGCCTGGAGGGCGAGGTGGAGGAGCAGCgcaagcagaagcagaaggcGCTGGTGGACAACGAGCAGCTCCGGGACGAGctggagaagctgcagcaggtgAAACAGGACAGCGACCGGTCCCTGCGGCTCTGCGCCGAGGCAGAAA AGAAAGCCAACGCCACCGAGATTCGCTACACGAAGCTGAAGGAGAAGCACAGCGAGCTCATCAACACCCACGCCGAGCTCCTGAGGAAG AACGCGGACACGGCCAAGCAGCTGACGGTGAcgcagcagagccaggaggaggTGGCGCGAGTCAAGGAGCAGCTGGAGTTTCAGGTTGAGCAGGTCAAGCGGGAAGCAGAGATGAAG CTGGAGGACCAGAGCGTGCAGATGGAGCAGCTGCGGCGGGAGCTGGATGCTCGGCGGGACGAGCTGGACCAGGCGCAGAGCTCGCTCAGCCACGCCAAGCAG GCAGGCTCGGAACTCAGCGCCCAGCTGGAGACCCTGCAggctgagaaggagcagctgaggcgCTCAGTGAGCGAGAAGGAGCGCGAGCTGCTCTCCACGCGCAGCCTTGTCCAGGagaaggagctgcagctgagccAGGAGGCCGACAAGGCCAGCAGGGAGATCTGCGAGCTGCAGGGCAAGCTCCTGGAGAAG aGCAACCAggagcagagcctgcagcaaAAGCTGCTGGACGAGCAGTTTGGCATCCTGCAAGAGGCAGTGCGGGAGGCTGAGGGCATCCTCCGCGACGCGGTGGCCAAGCTGGACGACCCCCTGCACGTCCGCTGCACCAGCTCCCCAG ATTACCTGCTCAGCCGTGCAGAGGCGGCATTGGAGTCCACGGATGCGCTGGAGAGCGGGCACGCGCAGTACGTGGCCTCCATGGCAG ATGCTGCAGCGCTGGTGGGGGCTCTGTCTCTCTTCGCCCACCTAACAGCCGACACCATCGTGAACGGCAGCGCCACGTCCCACCTGGCTCCCACCGACCACGCTGACC GGCTGACGGAGACGTGCCGGGACTGCGGGCAGCGGAGCCTGGACTACCTGGGCGAGCTGAAGGACAAGCAGACGCTGGGGCGTGCTGAGCTGGGGGACGTGCGGCGGGCGCTGCGGGGTGTCCTGGGGCTGGCCCAG GAGCTGAGACCGAAAAGCTTGGACATCAAGCAGGAAGAGCTAGGGGACATGGTTGAGAAGGAGATGGCTTCCACCTCCGCAGCAATTGAAGATGCTGTCAGGAGGATAGAG GAGATGATGAGCCGAGCCAGGACCGAAAGCTCTGGCATCAAACTTGAAGTGAACGAGCG GATTCTGAACTCCTGCACGGACCTCATGAAG GCCATCAGACTTCTTGTAATGACATCCACAAACTTACAGAAGGAAATAGTAGAGAGTGGCCGG GGGGCAGCAACAACTCAGGAGTTTTACGCCAAGAACTCGCGCTGGACTGAAGGGTTGATCTCTGCCTCCAAGGCGGTGGGCTGGGGAGCCACGCAGCTCGT AGAGTCAGCAGACAGAGTTGTCCTGCACACAGGCAAATATGAAGAACTGATCGTCTGCTCCCATGAAATCGCTGCCAGCACGGCCCAGCTGGTAGCTGCCTCCAAG GTGAAAGCTGAGAAGAGCAGCAGGAACTTGGGCAAGCTCCAGGAGTGCTCACGCAACGTCAACGAGATGGCGGCCAACGTGGTGGCTTCCAccaggacagggcaggagcagatCGAGGAGAAAG ACACCATGGACTTTTCAGGCATGTCCCTCATCAagctgaagaaggaagaaatggaaacaCAG GTGaaggtgctggagctggagaagTGTCTGGAGGGCGAGCGGGTGCGCCTGGGCGAGCTGAGGAAGCAGCACTACGCCTTGGCTGGCGGCTACGATGCGGCGGAGGATGGGGAGGCTCGTCCAGCACCAGCCCCCAGGAGAGGCATCCTCAAGAAGCCGGCCCTGGCCCAGAAACCCGGCCACGTCCCGGGGCCAGACAGAGAG CCTGAGCAAGACGCCAGCCTGCACCGGGCGCAAGCCGTCAACTTCTAG
- the HIP1R gene encoding huntingtin-interacting protein 1-related protein isoform X2, with protein MNSIKSVPARVLSRRAGHSLEAEREQFDKNQAISISKAINTQEAPVKEKHVRRIILGTHHEKGAFTFWSYAIGLPLPSSSILSWKFCHVLHKVLRDGHPNVLQDCQRYRSNIREVGDLWGHLHDRYGQLVSIYTRLLLTKISFHAKHHEFPPGLEVSDEVLEKTAGTDVNNIFQLTVELFDYLDCELKLSESVFRQLNTSMALSQMSAVQCRLAPLIQVIQDCSHLYHYAVKLMFKLHSCLPADTLQGHRDRFHEQFRSLKSFFKKASDMLYFKRLIQIPRLPENPPNFLRASALAEHVKPVVVIPEEAPEDEEPESLIEISTASTTEPQVTSDLFQQTFGPPNGIRDDRDAQIESLKKEVDTLRAEMEKIKLEAQRYITQLKAQVNSLEGEVEEQRKQKQKALVDNEQLRDELEKLQQVKQDSDRSLRLCAEAEKKANATEIRYTKLKEKHSELINTHAELLRKNADTAKQLTVTQQSQEEVARVKEQLEFQVEQVKREAEMKLEDQSVQMEQLRRELDARRDELDQAQSSLSHAKQAGSELSAQLETLQAEKEQLRRSVSEKERELLSTRSLVQEKELQLSQEADKASREICELQGKLLEKSNQEQSLQQKLLDEQFGILQEAVREAEGILRDAVAKLDDPLHVRCTSSPDYLLSRAEAALESTDALESGHAQYVASMADAAALVGALSLFAHLTADTIVNGSATSHLAPTDHADRLTETCRDCGQRSLDYLGELKDKQTLGRAELGDVRRALRGVLGLAQELRPKSLDIKQEELGDMVEKEMASTSAAIEDAVRRIEEMMSRARTESSGIKLEVNERILNSCTDLMKAIRLLVMTSTNLQKEIVESGRGAATTQEFYAKNSRWTEGLISASKAVGWGATQLVESADRVVLHTGKYEELIVCSHEIAASTAQLVAASKVKAEKSSRNLGKLQECSRNVNEMAANVVASTRTGQEQIEEKDTMDFSGMSLIKLKKEEMETQVKVLELEKCLEGERVRLGELRKQHYALAGGYDAAEDGEARPAPAPRRGILKKPALAQKPGHVPGPDREE; from the exons ATGAACAGCATCAAGAGCGTCCCGGCGCGGGTGCTGAGCCGCCGAGCGGGGCACAGCCTGGAAGCGGAGCGGGAGCAGTTCGACAAAAACCAG GCCATCAGCATCAGCAAGGCCATAAATACACAAGAGGCACCGGTGAAGGAGAAACATGTGCGCC GGATCATCCTGGGGACTCACCATGAGAAGGGGGCCTTCACCTTCTGGTCCTACGCCATcgggctgcccctgcccagcagctccaTCCTCAGCTGGAAGTTCTGCCACGTCCTGCACAAAGTCCTGCGCGACGGCCACCCCAAT GTCCTCCAGGACTGCCAGCGGTACCGCAGCAACATCCGCGAGGTGGGAGACCTGTGG GGCCATTTGCATGACCGGTACGGGCAGCTGGTGAGCATCTACACGCGGCTCCTCCTCACCAAGATCTCCTTCCACGCCAAG cACCACGAGTTCCCCCCGGGCCTCGAAGTGTCAGATGAGGTGCTGGAAAAGACGGCGGGGACAGATGTGAATAACAT CTTCCAGCTGACAGTGGAGCTGTTTGACTACCTAGACTGCGAGCTGAAGCTGTCAGAGTCAG TTTTCCGGCAGCTCAACACCTCCATGGCGCTCTCGCAGATGTCGGCGGTGCAGTGCCGCCTGGCCCCCCTCATCCAGGTGATCCAGGACTGCAGCCACCTCTACCACTACGCCGTCAAGCTCATGTTCAAGCTGCACTCCT GTCTGCCAGCTGACACCTTGCAAGGCCACCGCGACCGCTTCCACGAGCAGTTTCGCAG CCTCAAAAGCTTCTTTAAGAAAGCCTCCGACATGCTGTATTTCAAGCGGCTCATCCAGATCCCCCGGCTGCCGGAG AACCCCCCAAACTTCTTGCGGGCGTCCGCGCTGGCAGAGCACGTGAAACCAGTGGTCGTCATCCCCGAGGAAGCCCCCGAGGACGAGGAGCCAGAGAGCCTCATCGAGATCAGCACAGCTTCCACCACAGAGCCCCAg GTCACCTCGGATTTATTTCAGCAAACCTTCGGGCCGCCCAACGGCATTCGGGATGACAGGGACGCGCAGATCGAGAGCCTGAAGAAGGAGGTGGACACGCTCCGCGCGGAGATGGAGAAGATTAAGCTGGAG GCGCAGCGGTACATCACGCAGCTCAAGGCGCAGGTGAACAGCCTGGAGGGCGAGGTGGAGGAGCAGCgcaagcagaagcagaaggcGCTGGTGGACAACGAGCAGCTCCGGGACGAGctggagaagctgcagcaggtgAAACAGGACAGCGACCGGTCCCTGCGGCTCTGCGCCGAGGCAGAAA AGAAAGCCAACGCCACCGAGATTCGCTACACGAAGCTGAAGGAGAAGCACAGCGAGCTCATCAACACCCACGCCGAGCTCCTGAGGAAG AACGCGGACACGGCCAAGCAGCTGACGGTGAcgcagcagagccaggaggaggTGGCGCGAGTCAAGGAGCAGCTGGAGTTTCAGGTTGAGCAGGTCAAGCGGGAAGCAGAGATGAAG CTGGAGGACCAGAGCGTGCAGATGGAGCAGCTGCGGCGGGAGCTGGATGCTCGGCGGGACGAGCTGGACCAGGCGCAGAGCTCGCTCAGCCACGCCAAGCAG GCAGGCTCGGAACTCAGCGCCCAGCTGGAGACCCTGCAggctgagaaggagcagctgaggcgCTCAGTGAGCGAGAAGGAGCGCGAGCTGCTCTCCACGCGCAGCCTTGTCCAGGagaaggagctgcagctgagccAGGAGGCCGACAAGGCCAGCAGGGAGATCTGCGAGCTGCAGGGCAAGCTCCTGGAGAAG aGCAACCAggagcagagcctgcagcaaAAGCTGCTGGACGAGCAGTTTGGCATCCTGCAAGAGGCAGTGCGGGAGGCTGAGGGCATCCTCCGCGACGCGGTGGCCAAGCTGGACGACCCCCTGCACGTCCGCTGCACCAGCTCCCCAG ATTACCTGCTCAGCCGTGCAGAGGCGGCATTGGAGTCCACGGATGCGCTGGAGAGCGGGCACGCGCAGTACGTGGCCTCCATGGCAG ATGCTGCAGCGCTGGTGGGGGCTCTGTCTCTCTTCGCCCACCTAACAGCCGACACCATCGTGAACGGCAGCGCCACGTCCCACCTGGCTCCCACCGACCACGCTGACC GGCTGACGGAGACGTGCCGGGACTGCGGGCAGCGGAGCCTGGACTACCTGGGCGAGCTGAAGGACAAGCAGACGCTGGGGCGTGCTGAGCTGGGGGACGTGCGGCGGGCGCTGCGGGGTGTCCTGGGGCTGGCCCAG GAGCTGAGACCGAAAAGCTTGGACATCAAGCAGGAAGAGCTAGGGGACATGGTTGAGAAGGAGATGGCTTCCACCTCCGCAGCAATTGAAGATGCTGTCAGGAGGATAGAG GAGATGATGAGCCGAGCCAGGACCGAAAGCTCTGGCATCAAACTTGAAGTGAACGAGCG GATTCTGAACTCCTGCACGGACCTCATGAAG GCCATCAGACTTCTTGTAATGACATCCACAAACTTACAGAAGGAAATAGTAGAGAGTGGCCGG GGGGCAGCAACAACTCAGGAGTTTTACGCCAAGAACTCGCGCTGGACTGAAGGGTTGATCTCTGCCTCCAAGGCGGTGGGCTGGGGAGCCACGCAGCTCGT AGAGTCAGCAGACAGAGTTGTCCTGCACACAGGCAAATATGAAGAACTGATCGTCTGCTCCCATGAAATCGCTGCCAGCACGGCCCAGCTGGTAGCTGCCTCCAAG GTGAAAGCTGAGAAGAGCAGCAGGAACTTGGGCAAGCTCCAGGAGTGCTCACGCAACGTCAACGAGATGGCGGCCAACGTGGTGGCTTCCAccaggacagggcaggagcagatCGAGGAGAAAG ACACCATGGACTTTTCAGGCATGTCCCTCATCAagctgaagaaggaagaaatggaaacaCAG GTGaaggtgctggagctggagaagTGTCTGGAGGGCGAGCGGGTGCGCCTGGGCGAGCTGAGGAAGCAGCACTACGCCTTGGCTGGCGGCTACGATGCGGCGGAGGATGGGGAGGCTCGTCCAGCACCAGCCCCCAGGAGAGGCATCCTCAAGAAGCCGGCCCTGGCCCAGAAACCCGGCCACGTCCCGGGGCCAGACAGAGAG GAATAA